The following coding sequences lie in one Metopolophium dirhodum isolate CAU chromosome 5, ASM1992520v1, whole genome shotgun sequence genomic window:
- the LOC132945570 gene encoding uncharacterized protein LOC132945570: MDRLTVIDWAPARATAIPPAQSSVVVVVPTPTAAAITNPRAHAAGPSAHTSTTPRPASATRRRPAATPVITGISGASYRTFDRDNACPPPTALSRQYNTENSGRNIKRKKARMQSVSTPGFTELQSTHKRTTVWYFRKNIENVKSYRAFLHSIESELIVKLRECVISHPIKYNLKLEATYAVPNVENTNENRAFKSSARELYSYSDVEGVVDRDFTALLAEEDSYAGKNSGFALSCIDGMLLGVYEYSPMGGSSYLPLPPSIADRKAVINPQNIDLECFKWAILAKHVPHVNRTKVGANYFCEEHRYDFSTLSVPTPVSEIKLFKRANPGTSINVYGVRKCINNKNKKSTTESAAYPLRVVDDELPDHFDLLLITGSGEKSHYTYVSNFSRLASMQKNSREHRLFFCKKCFTSFDDLPLRYKLHGEEALARHRLVCGTHKPILPILPPEGSTLEFTALCKTQRVPFVMYADFEALLVKSAQRYGDNTEALHTHQPMSYGFMVVAADGVPAQLMELTSRSTSRGLRSFFAAQRPWTMWPSDSS; the protein is encoded by the exons ATgg ATCGTCTGACGGTTATAGACTGGGCGCCCGCACGCGCAACCGCCATACCGCCCGCTCAGTCatctgttgttgttgttgtcccgACTCCAACGGCCGCCGCCATCACGAATCCGCGCGCGCACGCAGCTGGGCCATCAGCTCACACCTCCACGACCCCCCGGCCTGCCTCCGCTACACGACGTCGTCCGGCCGCCACGCCTGTTATCACTGGTATCTCGGGCGCGTCTTATCGGACATTCGACCGTGATAACGCGTGCCCGCCGCCTACTGCACTATCGCGGCAATACAATACGGAGAACAGCGGCAGAAACATTAAGCGTAAAAAGGCTCGCATGCAATCGGTTAGTACGCCAGGCTTTACCGAATTACAATCTACGCACAAACGCACGACGGTATGgtatttcagaaaaaatatcgaaaacgtAAAGAGTTATCGCGCATTTCTCCATTCGATAGAGTCGGAATTAATAGTGAAATTACGCGAATGCGTGATAAGCCATCCGATTAAATATAACCTTAAGTTAGAGGCCACCTACGCAGTGCCTAACGTGGAAAACACCAACGAAAACCGTGCTTTCAAGTCATCGGCCCGAGAGTTGTACTCGTACAGCGACGTCGAGGGTGTGGTAGATCGCGATTTTACGGCACTTCTCGCCGAGGAGGACAGTTACGCGGGCAAGAACAGCGGCTTCGCCCTATCGTGCATTGACGGGATGCTTTTGGGGGTTTACGAGTACTCGCCCATGGGTGGCTCGTCATACTTACCACTCCCGCCGAGCATCGCAGATCGAAAGGCCGTAATAAACCCTCAAAACATAGATCTAGAATGTTTTAAGTGGGCGATTTTGGCAAAGCATGTGCCCCATGTTAACCGTACCAAAGTAGGCGCGAATTATTTCTGCGAAGAGCACCGTTACGACTTTTCCACGTTATCCGTCCCCACGCCCGTAtcggaaataaaattattcaagcgAGCGAATCCAGGTACTTCAATTAACGTTTACGGCGTGAGaaaatgcataaataataaaaataaaaaatctacgACGGAATCGGCGGCGTATCCACTGCGGGTGGTCGATGACGAACTACCGGATCATTTCGACTTACTGTTGATCACCGGCTCGGGGGAAAAAAGTCACTACACCTATGTGTCAAATTTTTCGAGACTCGCTAGCATGCAGAAAAATAGTCGCGAACATCgattatttttttgcaaaaagtGTTTCACCAGTTTTGACGACCTACCTTTGCGATATAAATTGCACGGCGAGGAGGCGTTGGCACGTCATCGTTTAGTCTGCGGTACCCACAAACCCATATTGCCTATATTGCCGCCGGAAGGGAGCACGCTCGAGTTCACCGCGTTGTGTAAAACGCAACGCGTGCCGTTCGTCATGTACGCCGACTTTGAGGCCCTTCTCGTGAAATCTGCGCAGCGATACGGTGACAATACCGAAGCGTTGCACACGCATCAGCCGATGAGCTATGGGTTTATGGTTGTCGCTGCGGACGGTGTACCTGCACAGCTGATGGAGCTGACATCCCGTTCGACATCCCGCGGACTCCGATCATTTTTCGCGGCTCAGAGACCGTGGACGATGTGGCCAAGCGATTCGTCGTAG
- the LOC132945571 gene encoding uncharacterized protein LOC132945571 — protein MVTFERKENYVIHYMNLKQAIANGLIVEKVHRVLQFRQSRWLAPYIALNTGMRARAANKFEEQFFKDMNNSVFGKTMESMRKRINVELVSCPARMRKLINRPTFKQCTNYSENLAAVTMHNKEIDFCKPIYIGFVILERSKELMYEYHYNVMKRHYGDNISLLYTDTDSLIYHVKTRDFYDDVANNPNLLNRMDTSNLPPDHRCYTLERMKLPGYFKDEISGRNMHRFIGLRAKSYAYDIEGAVNIRSKGVRGHVIRNHLTFNDHMRCLFSDDDDDDDDEDGPDADDYYDKEFDASTGRLIARDCARIVIKRIHRNAAIAAIPPTTQHPPTTPPPPPPTPPSQQQQSYMPYTAYRENISIRSYKHQVSTIRTSKLVLNRFDDKRHILPNRIDTLAHGHYRID, from the exons ATGGTCACATTCGAACGTAAGGAAAACTACGTCATACACTATATGAATTTGAAACAGGCCATTGCAAACGGGTTGATCGtcgaaaaa GTGCACCGAGTGCTACAATTTAGACAATCTCGATGGCTTGCACCGTATATCGCGCTGAACACGGGGATGCGTGCACGGGCGGCCAATAAATTCGAGGAGCAATTTTTCAAAGACATGAACAACAGTGTATtcg GTAAGACAATGGAGTCAATGAGGAAACGTATTAACGTAGAACTTGTGTCGTGCCCCGCCAGGATGCGAAAACTGATTAATCGCCCGACGTTCAAACAATGCACCAATTATAGCGAAAATCTCGCTGCAGTGACTATGCACAATAAAGAGATCGATTTCTGCAAACCTATTTACATCGGGTTTGTCATACTCGAGCGGAGCAAGGAGTTGATGTACGAATATCATTATAACGTGATGAAACGTCATTACGGCGACAATATCAGCCTGTTGTACACCGATACTG ATTCTCTGATATATCACGTGAAAACACGCGATTTTTACGACGATGTGGCGAATAATCCGAACTTGCTGAACCGTATGGACACATCTAATCTACCACCTGATCACAGGTGCTACACTCTGGAACGTATGAAATTACCCGGTTACTTCAAGGACGAGATTTCTGGCCGAAATATGCATCGGTTTATCGGATTACGCGCTAAATCATACGCGTACGATATCGAGGGTGCCGTAAATATCAGGTCCAAGGGTGTCCGGGGACATGTTATTAGAAATCACCTGACTTTCAACGATCACATGCGCTGTTTGTtctccgacgacgacgacgacgatgacgacgaggATGGTCCGGACGCGGATGATTATTACGATAAGGAGTTCGACGCGTCAACAGGGAGGCTGATAGCTCGAGATTGCGCACGTATTGTCATTAAGCGCATACACCGAAACGCTGCGATTGCAGCGATTCCACCGACAACACAACACCCGCCGACTAcacccccaccaccaccaccaacaccaccatcacaacaacaacaatcCTACATGCCGTATACTGCGTATAGAGAAAATATATCTATCCGATCGTATAAGCACCAAGTCAGCACGATTAGGACTAGTAAATTAGTCCTAAACAGATTCGACGACAAACGACATATTCTCCCTAATCGTATTGATACCCTCGCACATGGGCATTATCGAATTGAttga
- the LOC132945572 gene encoding uncharacterized protein LOC132945572, with protein sequence MDKSFLDVGGAYVNESPIRQMFVHSFLPFSTSALDNGDEIRIAIQNRDAHTLPSESYIYIEGKITQPEEMKTVISLAHNGLTNLFNEMKYEINSIEVQRVKKPGITSAMKGYCSYSPADANIMQNAAWDITSKNTNFIKDGSFSGCIPLKHVFGFCEDYKRILVNCSQQLILNRSMSDLSSLHFTAVAGEEISSELVKAMVKKVKVQLTRVSWKIPVIKVDDRERLKLLKIIDSKKMLNCAFRNWELCEYPNLPQTSKHSWMVKTCSQVERPRCLIIAFLTNAPGTVADGYNVDYDACSLTNVKAYINSVEYPYEDFNESFDKNLFTMFYQNYVDFQKHYYERFNAQPCLTREQYKELGPFICIDCSRQNDDAKTSSIDLRIEIEAANNFPANTAAYCLVIHDRIVQYNPFTGEVRKI encoded by the coding sequence ATGGATAAATCGTTCTTAGACGTGGGTGGTGCGTATGTAAACGAATCACCAATTCGGCAAATGTTTGTACATTCTTTCCTGCCATTTTCCACAAGTGCGCTGGATAATGGGGACGAAATCCGTATCGCAATTCAAAATCGGGACGCACATACGCTGCCGAGCGAAAGTTATATCTATATCGAGGGTAAAATAACGCAGCCCGAAGAAATGAAGACAGTAATAAGCTTAGCCCATAACGGGTTAACGAATTTATTCAACGAGATGAAATACGAGATAAACTCCATCGAAGTACAACGGGTTAAAAAACCTGGTATAACTAGTGCGATGAAGGGCTATTGTTCGTATTCGCCTGCCGACGCGAATATCATGCAAAACGCTGCTTGGGACATCACTAgcaaaaatactaatttcatTAAAGACGGTTCGTTCAGCGGATGTATACCGTTAAAGCATGTTTTCGGTTTTTGCGAGGACTACAAGCGAATACTGGTGAATTGTAGTCAACAGCTGATTTTGAATAGATCGATGTCAGATTTGAGTTCATTGCATTTCACTGCCGTTGCGGGGGAGGAAATTTCGAGCGAGCTGGTTAAGGCTATGGTTAAAAAAGTCAAAGTACAGCTGACGCGGGTGTCGTGGAAAATACCTGTTATTAAAGTCGACGATCGAGAGAGGTTGAAACTGTTGAAAATCATTGAtagcaaaaaaatgttaaattgtgcATTTAGAAATTGGGAGTTGTGTGAGTATCCCAACTTACCGCAGACGAGCAAACACTCTTGGATGGTGAAAACATGCTCACAGGTAGAAAGACCTAGGTGCTTAATAATCGCTTTTCTCACGAATGCACCTGGTACCGTGGCAGACGGTTATAACGTTGATTACGACGCGTGCTCGCTGACAAACGTTAAAGCATATATTAACTCAGTCGAATACCCGTATGAAGATTTCAACGAAAGTTTCGATAAAAATCTGTTCACCATGTTCTACCAGAATTACGTCGATTTCCAGAAACATTATTATGAGCGATTTAACGCTCAACCGTGTCTTACGAGAGAACAGTATAAAGAGTTGGGCCCATTTATCTGCATAGATTGTTCGCGTCAAAATGATGACGCCAAGACTTCAAGTATCGATTTACGTATTGAGATAGAGGCAGCTAATAATTTCCCAGCCAATACTGCCGCCTACTGTCTAGTCATACACGATCGCATTGTTCAATATAATCCATTTACGGGCGAAgtgagaaaaatataa
- the LOC132945910 gene encoding uncharacterized protein LOC132945910, which yields MQWIINEVIAQKSNIIRHMVMGQTDLMAAYLYANVPAEKSSSVEEITAIICNIHSDLSTLNIVPKNEYSFTNQIKLFARKQLAECWHKKMRENSTDDYPIDDAAATATADVIEWPIRLEEIDGSAMFSYTNY from the exons ATGCAATGGATTATCAACGAGGTTATCGCCCAAAAATCTAACATTATACGTCACATGGTGATGGGACAAACTGATCTTATGGCCGCATATTTATACGCAAATGTACCCGCGGAAAAATCCTCGTCAGTTGAAGAAATTACAGCGATCATCTGCAATATCCACAGCGATTTATCCACACTGAATATCGTCCCGAAAAATGAATACAGTTTCACGAACCAGATCAAATTGTTTGCACGCAAACAACTCGCCGAGTGTTGGCACAAGAAAATGCGCGAAAACAGTACAGATGACTATCCGATCGACGACGCCGCCGCCACAGCCACCGCTGACGTCATCGAatgg CCGATCAGACTCGAAGAAATTGACGGGTCAGCGATGTTTTCCTATACAAACTATTGA